In Juglans regia cultivar Chandler chromosome 13, Walnut 2.0, whole genome shotgun sequence, the following proteins share a genomic window:
- the LOC109014412 gene encoding uncharacterized protein LOC109014412, which yields MEESSTAEFPGFQTFHKDDFVFGRSLSRLQRRAPSPLQLKPKVPSACNGAAAKSFVGTSNSSSSTSSSSLNSFYYSNKDPIPLLSPLVLPSLLESAYVQEGNTTKSH from the coding sequence ATGGAGGAGTCCAGTACTGCTGAGTTTCCTGGCTTCCAAACATTTCATAAGGATGACTTCGTATTTGGAAGATCTTTAAGCCGTTTGCAAAGGCGAGCTCCCTCCCCTCTTCAGCTTAAACCTAAAGTCCCTTCGGCATGCAATGGTGCAGCAGCGAAATCATTTGTGGGCACTTCAAATTCCTCttcatcaacatcatcatcttcattgaaCTCGTTCTATTACAGTAATAAAGATCCCATACCTCTACTTTCGCCTCTGGTGTTGCCTTCTTTGCTTGAATCTGCGTATGTTCAAGAGGGAAATACAACCAAATCCCATTGA